One Aliiroseovarius sediminilitoris DNA window includes the following coding sequences:
- the ureG gene encoding urease accessory protein UreG: MTSPNGPLRIGIGGPVGAGKTTLTAALCEQLRDQHSIAVVTNDIYTQEDAEALMRLQVLPSDRVVGVETGGCPHTAIREDASINLAAIADLVDKHPDLEIVLIESGGDNLSATFSPELADLTIYVIDVAAGEEIPRKGGPAITRSDILIINKTDLAPYVGADLAVMERDAKKMRGARPFVFCKLRHDNGIDTVLNYIFEMGGLRRN; this comes from the coding sequence ATGACCAGCCCGAACGGCCCCCTGCGTATCGGAATAGGCGGCCCCGTAGGCGCGGGGAAGACAACATTAACGGCGGCGCTGTGCGAGCAGTTGCGCGACCAGCATTCGATCGCGGTCGTCACAAATGACATTTACACGCAGGAGGATGCAGAAGCGCTGATGCGCCTGCAGGTCCTACCGTCGGATCGCGTAGTAGGGGTCGAAACAGGGGGCTGCCCTCACACCGCGATCCGAGAGGACGCGTCGATCAACCTTGCGGCCATTGCGGACCTCGTCGACAAGCATCCCGATCTTGAGATTGTCCTGATCGAAAGCGGAGGCGACAATCTCTCGGCCACCTTCAGCCCAGAGCTTGCCGATTTGACAATCTACGTGATCGACGTGGCTGCAGGAGAGGAAATCCCCCGAAAAGGCGGCCCCGCAATCACACGATCAGACATTCTGATCATCAACAAAACAGACCTCGCACCTTATGTAGGTGCTGATCTGGCGGTGATGGAGCGAGACGCCAAAAAGATGCGTGGCGCGCGCCCCTTTGTCTTTTGTAAGCTGCGTCATGATAACGGTATTGATACGGTTCTTAACTACATTTTCGAAATGGGTGGCCTTCGGCGCAACTGA